Proteins from a genomic interval of Actinomycetes bacterium:
- a CDS encoding RidA family protein — MSGSTPEERLAELGLSIPAVATPVAAYVPAVRTGSYVYTSGQLPMVAGQLAGTGKVGAEVTPERAKELAQICALNALAAVKAEVGDLSMVTRVVKVVGFVASAPDFTGQPGVVNGASELLGTVFGDAGVHARSAVGVAVLPLDAPVEVEIVVEVA; from the coding sequence GTGAGCGGATCGACCCCTGAGGAGCGGCTGGCCGAGCTCGGGCTGAGCATCCCGGCGGTGGCCACGCCGGTGGCCGCATACGTGCCAGCGGTGCGCACCGGCTCCTACGTGTACACCTCCGGGCAGCTGCCCATGGTGGCCGGCCAGCTGGCCGGGACCGGCAAGGTCGGCGCCGAGGTGACCCCGGAGCGGGCCAAGGAGCTGGCCCAGATCTGCGCGCTCAACGCGCTGGCCGCGGTCAAGGCCGAGGTCGGCGACCTGTCGATGGTCACCCGGGTGGTCAAGGTCGTCGGGTTCGTCGCCTCGGCACCGGACTTCACCGGCCAGCCGGGCGTGGTCAACGGGGCCAGCGAGCTGCTCGGCACCGTCTTCGGCGACGCCGGCGTGCACGCCCGGTCGGCGGTCGGGGTGGCCGTGCTGCCGCTGGACGCTCCCGTCGAGGTGGAGATCGTCGTCGAGGTGGCCTGA
- a CDS encoding ArsA-related P-loop ATPase → MWEGVRLHVVTGKGGTGKTTVSAALALALAAEGHRVLLMELEGRQGIAQLFDSPPLPYEERRIAVAPRGGDVYALAVDAEEALLEYLDLFYKLGRAGRVLKKLGAIDFVTTIAPGLRDVLLTGKAYEAVGRRRAGRTEYDAVVMDAPPTGRITRFLNVNSEMAGLARVGPIRHQADSIMGLLKSPRTAVHFVTLLEEMPTQETADGVHDLAAQGLPVGAVIVNMVRRPILRVADLAAAGKGRLDAAQIEAGLAVAGLAGSAADLIGPLSREAADLAERVALEVQERKTITALGRPVLELPWLTDGIDLGGLYELAEELHRQGVE, encoded by the coding sequence ATGTGGGAAGGCGTCCGGCTGCACGTGGTCACCGGCAAGGGGGGCACCGGCAAGACCACGGTGTCCGCTGCGCTGGCCCTCGCGCTGGCCGCCGAGGGCCACCGGGTGCTGCTGATGGAGCTGGAGGGCCGGCAGGGCATCGCCCAGCTGTTCGACAGCCCGCCGCTGCCCTACGAGGAGCGGCGCATCGCGGTCGCCCCCCGCGGGGGGGACGTCTACGCCCTCGCGGTGGACGCCGAGGAGGCCCTGCTGGAGTACCTGGACCTGTTCTACAAGTTGGGCCGGGCCGGGCGGGTGCTGAAGAAGCTCGGGGCGATCGACTTCGTCACGACCATCGCCCCGGGGCTGCGCGACGTGCTGCTCACCGGCAAGGCCTACGAGGCGGTCGGACGCCGGCGCGCCGGACGCACCGAGTACGACGCCGTGGTGATGGATGCACCGCCCACCGGGCGGATCACCCGGTTCCTCAACGTGAACTCCGAGATGGCCGGGCTGGCCCGGGTCGGCCCGATCCGGCACCAGGCCGACTCGATCATGGGCCTGCTCAAGTCACCGCGGACCGCCGTCCACTTCGTCACCCTGCTCGAGGAGATGCCCACCCAGGAGACCGCCGACGGCGTGCACGACCTGGCGGCCCAGGGGCTCCCGGTCGGCGCCGTGATCGTCAACATGGTCCGTCGGCCGATCCTGCGGGTCGCCGACCTGGCCGCCGCCGGCAAGGGCAGGCTGGACGCCGCGCAGATCGAGGCCGGCCTGGCCGTCGCCGGCCTGGCCGGCAGCGCGGCCGACCTGATCGGCCCGCTGAGCCGGGAGGCCGCGGACCTGGCCGAACGGGTGGCCCTCGAGGTCCAGGAGCGCAAGACGATCACCGCGCTGGGTCGGCCGGTGCTGGAGCTGCCCTGGCTCACCGACGGGATCGACCTTGGCGGCCTCTACGAGCTCGCCGAGGAGCTGCACCGGCAGGGAGTCGAATGA
- a CDS encoding ArsA family ATPase — MTAPLDVDALLGDSSTKIVVCCGSGGVGKTTTAAALALRGAEAGRTVCVLTIDPARRLAQAMGLTELDNVPRPVRNIDTGNGGALFAMMLDMKRTFDEIIELHTDPERARVILDNPFYQTVSSSFAGTQEYMAMEKLGQLRAQAEEGDAPWDLIVVDTPPSRSALDFLDAPKRMASFLDGRFIKVFMAPARAGGRAYLKMLSAGVTALAGALTKVLGTQLLADASTFVNAMDTVFGGFRERAERTYALLQQPGTAFLVVAAPEPDALREAAFFVERLEQDAMPLSGLVLNRVHETPAPGLSAEHALAAAEELAGDKTHTLTAGLLRVHADRMQRIARERRLVERFTAAFPKVPVATARAQAADVHDLDGLRLVGADLAGAR, encoded by the coding sequence ATGACCGCGCCCCTGGACGTCGACGCGCTGCTGGGCGACAGCAGCACCAAGATCGTCGTGTGTTGCGGCTCCGGCGGCGTCGGCAAGACCACCACGGCGGCCGCGCTGGCGCTGCGGGGGGCCGAGGCGGGCCGCACCGTGTGCGTGCTCACCATCGACCCGGCCCGCCGGCTGGCGCAGGCCATGGGGCTCACCGAGCTGGACAACGTCCCCCGCCCGGTCCGCAACATCGACACCGGGAACGGCGGTGCGCTGTTCGCGATGATGCTGGACATGAAGCGCACGTTCGACGAGATCATCGAGCTGCACACCGACCCCGAGCGCGCGCGGGTGATCCTGGACAACCCCTTCTACCAGACCGTCTCCTCCTCCTTCGCCGGCACACAGGAGTACATGGCCATGGAGAAGCTGGGCCAGCTGCGGGCGCAGGCCGAGGAGGGGGACGCGCCCTGGGACCTCATCGTCGTCGACACACCGCCGTCCCGCTCGGCGCTGGACTTCCTGGACGCCCCCAAGCGGATGGCGTCCTTCCTCGACGGCCGGTTCATCAAGGTCTTCATGGCGCCGGCCCGGGCCGGCGGCCGCGCCTACCTGAAGATGCTCAGCGCGGGCGTCACCGCGCTGGCCGGGGCGCTCACCAAGGTGCTCGGCACCCAGCTGCTGGCCGACGCGTCGACGTTCGTCAACGCCATGGACACCGTGTTCGGCGGCTTCCGGGAGCGGGCTGAGCGCACCTACGCGCTGCTGCAGCAGCCGGGGACGGCGTTCCTGGTGGTCGCGGCACCCGAGCCGGACGCCCTGCGGGAGGCCGCGTTCTTCGTCGAGCGGCTCGAGCAGGACGCCATGCCGCTGTCCGGGCTGGTGCTCAACCGGGTGCACGAGACCCCGGCGCCCGGGCTGTCCGCCGAGCACGCCCTGGCCGCGGCCGAGGAGCTGGCCGGGGACAAGACGCACACGCTCACCGCGGGCCTGCTGCGGGTGCACGCGGACCGCATGCAGCGCATCGCGCGCGAGCGGCGTCTGGTCGAGCGGTTCACCGCGGCGTTCCCCAAGGTGCCGGTGGCCACGGCGCGAGCACAGGCCGCCGACGTCCATGACCTGGACGGGCTGCGCCTGGTCGGCGCCGACCTCGCCGGCGCGCGCTGA
- a CDS encoding WhiB family transcriptional regulator → MAWTTDWTSRAACRGTDPDTLFVQGAAQNRAKAVCLGCPVRTECLADSLDNRIEFGVWGGMTERERRALLRRRPNVTSWRELLETARNSYEGQPGLLSDGARAAG, encoded by the coding sequence ATGGCCTGGACCACTGACTGGACGTCCCGCGCGGCATGCCGCGGCACCGATCCCGACACCCTGTTCGTCCAAGGGGCCGCGCAGAACCGGGCCAAAGCGGTCTGCCTGGGCTGCCCGGTGCGCACCGAGTGCCTCGCCGACTCCCTGGACAACCGGATCGAGTTCGGCGTCTGGGGCGGCATGACCGAGCGGGAGCGCCGGGCGCTGCTGCGACGGCGTCCGAACGTGACGTCGTGGCGGGAGCTGCTGGAGACCGCGCGGAACTCCTACGAGGGCCAGCCGGGGCTGCTGTCGGACGGGGCTCGCGCCGCCGGCTGA
- a CDS encoding penicillin-binding protein — MVRPRPADDSGVVTPLAMLLVVSLVAGVLAAGLALPVVGAAGAIARNSAQSFDTLPSDLQTPPLPQTSTILAADGSVIARIYSENRIVVPLSSIAPVMQKAIVAIEDSRFYEHGGVDIHGALRALAANLQSGSVQEGASTLTMQYVRNVLVVSAQTDAERAAARAVNTGRKLREMRLAIGLEKKWSKAQILEGYLNIAYFGAGAYGTEAAARRYFSTSADKLTLSEAATLAGIVQQPVAFDPLLDPAAAQQRRDVVLDRMLQLGDITQAERDAAAAIPMAKMLKPRQVANGCSTSGAPFFCDYVMHVLLNDPAFGKTADDRKALIEQGGLTIRTALDVKAQSAAQASVERYIPYNDPSGKAASLAMVEPGTGNIKAMAENRRWGVSGVGYTTYNYAVDSAEGGTVGMQAGSTFKAFTLAAALEQGIPLNEPIAAPQTKTFTGFTDCNGNKFAPYTLSNSTGAGTFNLRTGTALSINTFFVEVERRTGICRPVEIAEALGVHSGAGKPLQRVPSFTLGVDNVTPLTMAEAYATFAAHGKHCESRAIVSVTDRNGKQLAVPSVRCSQVLDPAIADGVTSILAGVIDGPIGGRTGQPMSLGRPAAGKTGTTDSNSAVWFVGFVPQLSTAVWAGDPRGGFGHPMQNVTINGHFYPQVYGKSIPGPIWRETMQAALKDVPVIRFPALDPTVIRGITVTVPSLAGLTPTQAAAKLSARGLSSVVVPTQVNSTYPVGTIDHTDPAAGRSVSPGTPISLYLSNGSPPPPTTAPTASAGPSGGTAGPAPSTGPPVVPTPSPKPTKH, encoded by the coding sequence ATGGTCCGTCCGCGGCCGGCCGACGACAGCGGCGTGGTCACCCCGTTGGCGATGCTCCTGGTCGTCAGCCTCGTTGCTGGCGTGCTCGCGGCCGGACTGGCGCTGCCAGTCGTGGGGGCCGCCGGAGCGATCGCCCGCAACTCCGCACAGTCGTTCGACACCTTGCCCAGCGACCTGCAGACCCCGCCGCTGCCGCAGACCTCGACGATCCTGGCCGCCGACGGCTCGGTGATCGCGCGCATCTACAGCGAGAACCGGATCGTCGTCCCGCTCTCGTCGATCGCCCCGGTCATGCAGAAGGCCATCGTGGCCATCGAGGACTCCCGGTTCTACGAGCACGGCGGCGTGGACATTCACGGGGCGCTGCGCGCGCTGGCCGCGAACCTGCAGTCCGGCTCGGTCCAGGAGGGCGCCTCCACGCTGACCATGCAGTACGTCCGCAACGTGCTCGTGGTCTCGGCCCAGACCGACGCCGAGCGGGCCGCCGCCAGGGCCGTGAACACCGGCCGCAAGCTGCGTGAGATGCGGCTGGCGATCGGCCTGGAGAAGAAGTGGAGCAAGGCGCAGATCCTCGAGGGCTACCTCAACATCGCCTACTTCGGCGCCGGCGCCTACGGCACGGAGGCGGCCGCCCGCCGCTACTTCTCCACGTCCGCGGACAAGCTCACCCTGTCGGAGGCGGCCACGCTGGCCGGCATCGTGCAGCAGCCGGTCGCCTTCGACCCACTGCTGGACCCGGCCGCCGCGCAGCAGCGCCGTGACGTCGTCCTGGACCGCATGCTGCAGCTGGGCGACATCACCCAGGCGGAGCGCGACGCCGCCGCCGCGATTCCGATGGCCAAGATGCTCAAGCCTCGGCAGGTCGCCAACGGCTGCTCCACGTCGGGGGCGCCGTTCTTCTGCGACTACGTCATGCACGTCCTGCTCAACGACCCGGCGTTCGGCAAGACGGCTGACGACCGCAAGGCGCTGATCGAGCAGGGCGGGCTGACCATTCGGACCGCCTTGGACGTCAAGGCCCAGTCGGCTGCCCAGGCCTCGGTCGAGAGGTACATCCCGTACAACGACCCGAGCGGCAAGGCCGCGTCCCTGGCCATGGTGGAGCCAGGCACGGGCAACATCAAGGCGATGGCCGAGAACCGGCGCTGGGGGGTCAGCGGGGTCGGCTACACGACGTACAACTACGCGGTCGACAGCGCCGAGGGCGGCACCGTGGGGATGCAGGCCGGGTCGACGTTCAAGGCGTTCACGCTGGCGGCGGCCCTCGAGCAGGGCATCCCGCTCAACGAGCCGATCGCTGCCCCCCAGACCAAGACGTTCACCGGGTTCACCGACTGCAACGGCAACAAGTTCGCCCCCTACACGCTGAGCAACTCGACCGGGGCCGGCACGTTCAACCTGCGCACCGGCACGGCGCTGTCCATCAACACCTTCTTCGTCGAGGTGGAGCGCCGCACCGGCATCTGCCGGCCGGTCGAGATCGCCGAGGCGCTCGGGGTCCATTCGGGCGCCGGCAAGCCGCTGCAGCGGGTGCCCTCGTTCACCCTCGGCGTCGACAACGTCACGCCGCTGACGATGGCCGAGGCCTACGCCACCTTCGCGGCCCACGGCAAGCACTGCGAGTCCCGAGCGATCGTCTCGGTGACCGACCGCAACGGCAAGCAGCTGGCGGTCCCGTCGGTGCGCTGCAGCCAGGTGCTCGACCCGGCCATCGCCGACGGCGTCACCTCGATCCTCGCGGGCGTCATCGACGGCCCGATCGGCGGTCGGACCGGCCAGCCGATGAGCCTGGGCCGGCCGGCCGCCGGCAAGACCGGGACGACGGACAGCAACTCCGCCGTGTGGTTCGTCGGGTTCGTGCCGCAGCTGTCCACCGCGGTCTGGGCCGGCGACCCGCGCGGCGGCTTCGGCCACCCGATGCAGAACGTCACGATCAACGGCCACTTCTACCCGCAGGTCTACGGCAAGTCCATCCCCGGGCCGATCTGGCGCGAGACGATGCAGGCCGCCCTCAAGGACGTGCCGGTGATCCGGTTCCCGGCGCTCGACCCGACGGTCATCCGGGGGATCACCGTCACCGTTCCGTCGCTGGCCGGGCTGACCCCCACCCAGGCGGCCGCCAAGCTCAGCGCACGGGGGCTGAGCTCGGTCGTCGTGCCCACCCAGGTCAACTCGACGTACCCGGTCGGCACGATCGACCACACCGACCCCGCAGCCGGCCGGTCGGTGTCCCCGGGGACCCCGATCTCGCTCTACCTGAGCAACGGGTCGCCGCCACCACCAACCACCGCACCGACCGCTTCCGCGGGCCCATCCGGCGGCACGGCAGGCCCGGCGCCGTCCACCGGACCGCCCGTCGTCCCCACGCCCAGCCCGAAGCCGACGAAGCACTAG
- a CDS encoding GatB/YqeY domain-containing protein, with translation MSELKNRLHADLTDAMRARDELTTATLRMALTAVTNAEVAGNTAKELSDAEVVGALQREAKKRREAAEAYDGAGRPELAQRERAELAVVEGYLPAAMSDAELEALVAAAVAAVATAGATGPKAMGQVMKALQPQVAGRADGAAVAARVRAALAAD, from the coding sequence GTGAGCGAGCTGAAGAACCGCCTGCACGCCGACCTGACCGACGCTATGCGGGCCCGGGACGAGCTGACCACCGCCACCCTGCGGATGGCGCTGACCGCCGTGACCAACGCCGAGGTCGCGGGCAACACCGCCAAAGAGCTGAGCGACGCCGAGGTGGTCGGCGCCCTGCAACGCGAGGCGAAGAAGCGCCGGGAGGCCGCCGAGGCCTACGACGGGGCCGGCCGGCCGGAGCTGGCGCAACGGGAGCGGGCCGAACTCGCGGTGGTCGAGGGGTACCTGCCCGCGGCGATGTCCGACGCCGAGCTGGAGGCGCTGGTGGCCGCCGCCGTCGCGGCGGTGGCCACAGCCGGTGCCACCGGGCCCAAGGCCATGGGCCAGGTCATGAAGGCGCTCCAGCCCCAGGTGGCCGGGCGCGCCGACGGCGCCGCGGTGGCCGCCCGGGTCCGGGCGGCGCTCGCCGCCGACTAG
- a CDS encoding metallophosphoesterase — MHPITRVAAGATAAGLACIAYGAGYEVRAFRLRREAVPVLPPGQAPIRVLQLTDLHLTPGQHKKQRWVRALAALEPDLVIDTGDNLAHPDAVAPLVDALGPLLERPGAFVLGSNDYYGPTLKNPARYLLASDATRRHGPDLPWRDLTDSLRSAGWADLSNARARVKLDDGREIELVGVDDPHIDRDRYDEVAGPAAPDADLSLGVVHAPYHRVVDAMAADGLPLVIAGHTHGGQLCVPFYGALVSNCDLSPRRAKGLSKHTEGTLLHVCAGLGTSPTAPIRFACPPEAALLTLVARGEQG, encoded by the coding sequence ATGCATCCGATCACCCGTGTCGCCGCCGGTGCGACCGCCGCAGGGCTGGCCTGCATCGCCTACGGTGCCGGGTACGAGGTCCGTGCCTTCCGGCTGCGCCGGGAGGCCGTCCCGGTGCTGCCCCCGGGCCAGGCCCCCATCCGGGTGCTGCAGCTCACCGACCTGCACCTGACCCCCGGCCAGCACAAGAAGCAGCGCTGGGTCCGCGCGCTCGCCGCACTCGAGCCGGACTTGGTCATCGACACGGGGGACAACCTGGCCCATCCGGACGCCGTAGCACCCCTGGTCGACGCGCTCGGCCCGCTGCTGGAGCGCCCGGGGGCGTTCGTGCTCGGCTCGAACGACTACTACGGACCGACCCTGAAGAACCCGGCACGGTACCTGCTGGCCAGCGACGCCACCCGCCGGCACGGGCCGGACCTGCCGTGGCGCGACCTGACCGACTCGCTCCGCTCGGCCGGGTGGGCCGACCTGTCCAACGCCAGGGCCCGGGTCAAGCTGGACGACGGCCGCGAGATCGAGCTGGTCGGCGTGGACGACCCGCACATCGACCGGGACCGCTACGACGAGGTCGCCGGGCCGGCGGCGCCGGACGCCGACCTCAGCCTGGGCGTCGTCCACGCGCCCTACCACCGCGTGGTCGACGCCATGGCCGCCGACGGGCTGCCGCTCGTGATCGCCGGGCACACCCACGGCGGGCAGCTGTGCGTGCCGTTCTACGGGGCTCTGGTCTCCAACTGCGACCTGTCGCCGCGGCGGGCCAAGGGGCTCTCGAAGCACACCGAGGGCACCCTGCTGCACGTCTGCGCCGGGCTCGGCACCTCCCCCACGGCCCCGATCCGGTTCGCCTGCCCGCCCGAGGCGGCGCTGCTCACCCTGGTCGCCCGGGGCGAGCAGGGGTAG